One Idiomarina loihiensis L2TR genomic window carries:
- a CDS encoding SDR family NAD(P)-dependent oxidoreductase, translated as MHIDLNGKHAIITGSTAGIGFAIAEGLAKAGANVVITGRTQQRVDEAIAKIKKAAPDAGIEGVAADLGTAEGCKTLTEQQPDTDILVNNVGIFGPEDFFEVDDDTWQQFFDVNVMSAVRLSRHYAKGMKERDWGRIQFISSESGINIPSEMVHYGMTKSALLSISRGLAKVLSGTQVTVNAILPGPTRSEGVLNMLKDMAEEEGVSQETIESRFVQENRPSSIIQRLATPEEVANMSVYVASPQASATTGAALRVEGGIVDTLT; from the coding sequence ATGCACATTGATCTGAACGGAAAACACGCCATTATTACTGGCTCTACAGCCGGTATTGGCTTTGCAATTGCCGAAGGGCTCGCCAAGGCTGGTGCTAATGTTGTGATCACCGGGCGTACTCAACAGCGGGTTGATGAAGCCATCGCCAAGATTAAAAAAGCGGCTCCTGATGCTGGCATTGAAGGTGTCGCAGCCGATCTTGGAACCGCGGAAGGTTGTAAAACTCTGACTGAACAGCAACCAGACACTGATATTTTGGTTAATAATGTCGGTATTTTCGGACCTGAGGACTTCTTTGAGGTGGATGATGATACCTGGCAGCAATTTTTCGATGTGAACGTGATGAGTGCGGTGAGACTCTCGCGCCATTATGCGAAAGGCATGAAGGAGCGTGACTGGGGGCGTATTCAGTTTATATCCAGTGAATCGGGCATTAATATTCCTAGTGAAATGGTGCATTACGGCATGACAAAATCAGCGCTGTTGTCCATTTCCCGGGGGTTGGCGAAAGTACTTAGCGGCACTCAAGTGACAGTTAACGCCATACTGCCCGGACCCACACGCTCAGAAGGCGTGCTTAATATGCTTAAAGACATGGCTGAGGAAGAGGGCGTTTCACAGGAAACAATAGAGTCCCGCTTTGTTCAGGAGAACCGGCCTTCGTCCATTATTCAGCGCTTAGCAACGCCTGAAGAGGTTGCTAATATGAGTGTTTACGTGGCATCGCCGCAGGCCAGCGCCACTACCGGCGCAGCGCTGCGAGTCGAAGGCGGTATTGTCGATACCTTAACTTAG
- a CDS encoding UDP-2,3-diacylglucosamine diphosphatase, producing the protein MPQARLNARTLFISDVHLGSKDCKAEFLLHLLKRVDIERLYLVGDIVDFWAMKRQIFWPDQHHKVLQQILAMARNGVEVIYIPGNHDEVMRKYRHPDVASIRIQRQAIHTTADNKRLLVMHGDAFDAETCHSRWLSFVGDHLYDFLLWLNRTTNRIRNLFGHNYWSLSAYVKSQIGKAEEVIGRYRAASFRETKKRGLDGIVCGHIHHPELVESDGLLYANTGDWVENCTALFENHDGELSLMKYTFSDAQPARLSRFRRRRRAYNNAA; encoded by the coding sequence ATGCCTCAGGCTCGCTTGAACGCCCGAACTTTGTTTATTTCCGACGTACACCTTGGCTCTAAAGATTGCAAAGCCGAATTTCTGCTTCACCTGCTCAAACGCGTTGATATTGAGCGGTTGTATCTGGTTGGCGACATTGTCGACTTTTGGGCAATGAAACGGCAGATATTTTGGCCGGATCAGCATCATAAGGTACTTCAGCAAATACTGGCAATGGCACGTAACGGTGTCGAGGTTATCTACATTCCCGGCAACCATGACGAAGTTATGCGTAAATATCGCCATCCAGATGTGGCCAGTATTCGCATTCAACGTCAGGCTATTCATACTACCGCTGACAACAAACGTTTGCTGGTAATGCACGGCGACGCGTTTGATGCCGAAACCTGCCATAGCCGCTGGCTGTCGTTTGTTGGCGACCATCTTTATGACTTCTTACTGTGGCTTAACCGAACAACAAACCGCATTCGCAACCTGTTTGGCCACAATTACTGGTCATTGTCGGCCTACGTGAAAAGCCAAATTGGTAAAGCCGAAGAAGTCATTGGCCGCTATCGGGCGGCCTCATTCCGCGAAACTAAAAAGCGTGGTTTAGACGGTATTGTATGCGGACACATTCATCACCCAGAATTGGTTGAGTCTGACGGCTTACTGTACGCCAATACCGGTGACTGGGTGGAAAATTGCACGGCTCTGTTTGAAAACCATGACGGCGAGCTGTCGCTGATGAAATACACATTCTCGGATGCTCAGCCAGCTCGCTTAAGTCGCTTTCGTCGGCGCCGTCGCGCCTATAACAACGCGGCCTAA
- a CDS encoding LTA synthase family protein has translation MPFIKQQQRTSTIFMIKPILPIAELLRPIFLFFVSALALLSGFRFLHFSLYSNRVSEAIGLGEFFILGLRADLMQVSYFIIIPFLAFPLFIPFMNRYRVQSLWYRAALLWFTLCFIILWFMEISTPAFLAQYDTRPNRLFFEYLEYPAEVFSTLWNGFKTWLMIGAASTLLTIYILKRIARIIAQRFQPEPMRRRYLLGVYPLLLVMVVLGIRSTLAHRPANPAFFAVTSDAMVNSLILNSTYTLEYALYNLKHESKANLIYGDMKTDEVLTTVKQNTHLKEYEFPYKDYPTVHFQPATRKREKPLNIVIILEESLGATFVESLGGVPVTPNLERLKSDGWWFERLYATGTRSVRGIEAVVSGFLPTRARSTVKLSNSQRQFFTLADVLSRQGYFTEFIYGGQAHFDNMANFFVGNGFQSIIDQDDYKTPNFTGSWGVSDEDLFNKLHQRLVVNTAKHPTFTLAFSSSNHEPFKFPDNTIKLHEEPKNTVNNAVKYADYALGEFFRKARQSNYWDNTLFLVVADHDTRVYGDDLIPVNKFHIPGLILGADLEPRTIKSTASQIDLAPTLLSLAGVSAYLPTVGQDLSRTDKAPGNRAMMQFGDNYGWLEGETLTVLRVNKPTEHYRYIPEVDKQEPIEDPLSPEQLKKIRAFAMLPSILYQSREYYVPKD, from the coding sequence TTGCCTTTTATTAAGCAGCAACAAAGAACTAGTACAATATTTATGATCAAACCAATTTTACCAATTGCAGAATTATTGCGGCCAATATTTCTTTTCTTTGTTTCTGCGCTCGCTCTGCTTAGTGGATTCCGCTTTCTTCACTTCTCTCTGTACAGCAACCGTGTCAGCGAAGCTATAGGGTTAGGAGAGTTTTTCATTCTGGGCTTACGAGCCGATCTTATGCAAGTAAGCTATTTTATTATCATCCCATTTCTTGCGTTCCCACTTTTTATTCCTTTTATGAACCGATATCGAGTCCAGAGTCTCTGGTATCGTGCTGCTTTACTGTGGTTTACATTATGCTTCATCATTTTATGGTTCATGGAGATTTCAACACCGGCTTTTTTGGCTCAGTACGACACTAGACCCAACCGCTTATTCTTTGAATACCTAGAGTATCCCGCCGAAGTATTTTCCACACTATGGAACGGATTCAAAACTTGGTTAATGATAGGTGCGGCTTCTACTTTACTAACCATATACATTTTAAAGCGCATAGCCCGTATTATTGCTCAACGATTTCAACCAGAACCAATGCGCCGTCGGTATTTGTTGGGTGTTTACCCTCTTCTTCTAGTGATGGTAGTACTCGGCATCCGTTCAACACTAGCGCATCGCCCGGCTAACCCAGCATTTTTCGCGGTTACCTCTGATGCCATGGTCAATTCATTGATTCTGAATTCCACTTATACCTTAGAGTATGCACTTTACAATTTAAAACACGAATCAAAAGCAAATCTTATATACGGTGATATGAAAACCGATGAAGTTTTAACAACAGTTAAGCAGAACACTCACCTTAAAGAATATGAGTTTCCTTACAAAGATTACCCCACAGTACACTTTCAGCCTGCGACACGGAAAAGAGAAAAACCTCTTAATATTGTCATTATTTTAGAAGAAAGCCTGGGTGCGACATTTGTCGAATCACTTGGTGGCGTACCGGTAACACCTAATCTGGAGCGACTGAAATCAGATGGCTGGTGGTTTGAGCGGCTTTACGCAACAGGAACCCGTTCAGTACGCGGTATAGAGGCTGTTGTTTCAGGTTTTTTACCGACTAGAGCACGAAGCACCGTGAAACTTTCAAACTCACAGCGTCAGTTTTTTACACTTGCCGATGTTTTATCCCGGCAGGGTTATTTCACCGAGTTTATCTACGGCGGCCAGGCTCACTTTGACAATATGGCCAACTTTTTTGTCGGTAATGGCTTTCAATCGATTATCGATCAAGATGATTACAAAACACCGAATTTTACTGGGAGCTGGGGTGTTAGCGATGAAGATTTATTTAATAAACTACATCAGCGATTAGTAGTCAACACAGCTAAACACCCCACCTTCACCCTGGCTTTTAGCTCCTCTAATCACGAACCGTTTAAGTTCCCCGATAACACTATAAAGCTTCATGAGGAGCCTAAAAATACCGTGAATAATGCGGTTAAATATGCGGATTACGCACTCGGAGAGTTCTTTAGAAAAGCCAGACAAAGTAACTACTGGGATAACACCTTATTTTTGGTCGTGGCCGATCATGATACCCGGGTTTACGGTGACGACTTAATCCCTGTCAATAAATTCCACATACCAGGACTGATTTTAGGTGCAGATCTTGAACCCCGAACCATTAAGTCGACAGCAAGCCAAATTGATTTAGCTCCCACATTACTCTCTTTAGCAGGTGTTTCCGCCTATTTGCCAACAGTAGGGCAGGATTTAAGCCGCACAGATAAAGCTCCCGGAAACCGGGCAATGATGCAGTTTGGCGACAACTACGGATGGTTGGAAGGTGAGACTTTAACCGTTCTTAGGGTAAATAAGCCAACTGAGCATTATCGCTATATCCCGGAAGTCGATAAGCAAGAGCCGATAGAGGATCCGCTAAGCCCCGAGCAGTTAAAAAAAATAAGAGCATTCGCTATGTTGCCGTCTATTTTGTATCAATCGCGAGAATATTATGTTCCTAAAGATTAG
- a CDS encoding diacylglycerol kinase — protein sequence MKPGKKGLERIWYATFNSLRGLKSAWQYEAAFRQEALMCLILVPVAFYVEASLAERLLLLASLFILLITELLNSAVEAVVDRVGAEFHELSGRSKDLASAAVFFALLFMLVVWVSILFF from the coding sequence ATGAAACCGGGAAAGAAAGGCTTAGAACGAATTTGGTACGCAACTTTCAATTCGCTGCGAGGCCTGAAAAGTGCGTGGCAGTACGAGGCGGCCTTTCGACAGGAAGCACTAATGTGTTTGATTTTGGTACCTGTCGCTTTTTACGTTGAAGCATCGTTGGCTGAGCGGCTGCTATTGCTTGCAAGTCTTTTTATTCTGCTCATTACTGAGCTTCTTAATTCGGCGGTAGAAGCCGTTGTTGACCGTGTTGGGGCAGAGTTCCACGAGCTTAGTGGAAGGTCGAAAGACTTAGCCTCTGCAGCGGTATTTTTTGCCCTACTGTTTATGCTCGTGGTCTGGGTTAGCATTCTGTTTTTTTGA
- a CDS encoding thermostable hemolysin encodes MRYQWVTTTQANRSSVEAFICERYWLNFNACLSQLPEVLLALYENDTLVAACGIQFAEQKPLFSEFYLDKPLQQYSVGNKPMPALENIAEVGSMAALAPPYLPLLFQAVIDSLLSRGITAVVFTATRALQKYFARQGIELTLLAEAKKNALPESVRDIWGNYYEHTPLVLGGWLSQGHALFTKQRPASVFRSTVGAASCL; translated from the coding sequence ATGCGCTACCAATGGGTTACAACAACACAGGCTAACCGGTCGTCGGTTGAGGCTTTTATCTGTGAACGCTACTGGCTCAATTTTAATGCCTGCCTTAGTCAACTGCCCGAGGTGCTGCTAGCCCTGTACGAAAACGACACTCTGGTTGCGGCATGTGGTATTCAGTTTGCCGAACAAAAGCCGTTGTTTTCAGAGTTCTATCTCGATAAGCCATTGCAACAATACTCTGTTGGCAACAAGCCGATGCCAGCGCTTGAAAATATAGCTGAAGTCGGTTCAATGGCCGCTCTGGCACCGCCTTATTTACCTTTGCTGTTTCAGGCGGTTATCGATTCTCTCTTGTCGAGAGGAATAACCGCTGTTGTCTTCACTGCAACCCGGGCTCTGCAAAAGTATTTCGCGAGACAAGGCATAGAATTAACCCTTCTAGCCGAAGCTAAGAAAAACGCTTTGCCCGAGTCTGTCCGCGATATATGGGGCAATTACTATGAGCACACACCGCTTGTGCTGGGTGGTTGGCTGAGCCAGGGGCATGCGTTATTCACTAAGCAACGCCCTGCGTCTGTTTTCAGGTCGACAGTAGGGGCTGCGTCATGCCTGTAA
- a CDS encoding AMP-binding protein: MPVTEFFDQLQAHAKSNPNQLSVSDEQTAITYHTLLSRVAARRDYYLQQPDPVVLIDKPNSIDWVIDDLALLWAGKVSVPVPPFFTEQQKQHLVQQTLSSPQLPSMTAKITYTSGTTGEPKGVCLAAASQMETVKALAERLGAVKVKRHMVLMPLAVLLENIAGVYLSLWLGNEVVLVGSETLGLKGSSSLCAESFFAALRLYQPDSLILTPALLAAIVSGVEQGLLDSQQFKLLAIGGAKLPLPLESKALALGLPLVHGYGLSEFCSVVALNSPDRPVVASVGKPLPHAQVTIDEGEVVVSGNCMLGYLGEPDSWYPKRIRTGDLGSWDAEGNLRIGGRIKNIIITAFGRNVDPEWPEALLSLQPNIRQAAIWGSEELPITALLYSPENIDSVAARVKAVNQQLPDYAQIERYFLITEPFSQANQQLTGTGRLRRQQIANDYSELLTL, encoded by the coding sequence ATGCCTGTAACTGAGTTTTTTGACCAACTGCAAGCGCACGCAAAAAGTAATCCAAATCAGCTCTCTGTAAGTGACGAGCAAACGGCTATTACTTACCACACGTTACTTAGTCGGGTGGCCGCCCGACGCGACTATTACCTGCAACAGCCAGACCCTGTTGTTCTTATCGACAAACCCAACTCCATTGATTGGGTTATAGATGACCTGGCGCTGCTGTGGGCGGGCAAAGTCAGTGTCCCGGTACCACCATTTTTTACTGAACAGCAGAAGCAGCATTTGGTTCAGCAAACCTTGTCGTCGCCGCAATTGCCGTCGATGACAGCTAAAATCACCTATACTTCAGGAACAACCGGTGAACCTAAAGGAGTTTGTCTTGCTGCCGCGTCTCAGATGGAAACAGTGAAAGCACTGGCGGAGCGTCTGGGAGCGGTGAAGGTTAAGCGGCATATGGTACTGATGCCGCTTGCTGTATTGCTGGAAAATATTGCCGGGGTGTATCTATCGCTTTGGCTAGGTAATGAAGTGGTTCTGGTTGGTTCAGAAACTCTGGGGCTGAAAGGATCATCATCACTCTGTGCAGAGTCTTTTTTTGCTGCGCTACGGCTCTACCAACCGGATAGCCTAATTCTAACGCCTGCACTGTTGGCGGCTATTGTATCGGGTGTTGAGCAAGGTTTGTTAGATAGTCAGCAGTTCAAGTTGTTAGCGATAGGAGGCGCAAAATTACCCCTGCCGTTGGAGTCAAAAGCATTGGCATTAGGCCTGCCGCTGGTTCACGGCTATGGATTGTCAGAGTTTTGTTCTGTTGTCGCATTGAACTCACCCGACCGTCCGGTTGTCGCTTCGGTTGGCAAACCGCTACCTCATGCACAGGTGACTATTGATGAGGGCGAAGTTGTGGTCTCCGGCAACTGCATGCTGGGTTACCTGGGTGAGCCAGACTCCTGGTATCCGAAAAGGATAAGAACTGGCGACCTTGGCTCATGGGATGCTGAGGGCAACCTGCGCATTGGCGGGCGTATTAAGAATATTATTATTACGGCGTTTGGGCGCAATGTTGACCCTGAGTGGCCAGAAGCCCTGTTGAGCCTGCAGCCCAACATCCGACAAGCGGCCATTTGGGGCTCGGAAGAGTTACCCATTACCGCGCTGCTATATTCTCCTGAAAACATCGACTCTGTTGCCGCTCGTGTTAAAGCGGTTAATCAGCAGCTTCCTGACTACGCGCAAATCGAGCGGTATTTTCTTATCACTGAACCTTTTTCTCAGGCCAACCAACAGTTGACCGGAACCGGACGTCTTCGTCGTCAGCAAATTGCTAACGACTATTCCGAGCTATTAACGCTATAG
- a CDS encoding TenA family transcriptional regulator, which produces MSFFNTLCEQTQTEQQYLLSARPIQQALQGDISLPRYQAFLSQAYHHVKHTVPLLMRCGSRLSLNDEWLRKAVIEYIGEEYGHERWILNDLDAAGGDVDMVQNSEPHTPTQAMVSLVYNAIDNVHPTAFFGMAHVLEGTSVKLATAAAHKIQSTLGLPESAFSYLLSHGDLDQDHVQFFEQLMNRVEDADAQRAIIQTAKHVYRLYGDMFRALPELAGEQPEASV; this is translated from the coding sequence ATGTCCTTTTTTAACACTTTATGTGAGCAGACCCAGACAGAACAGCAGTATTTGCTGAGCGCAAGACCTATTCAACAGGCATTGCAGGGCGATATTTCATTGCCTCGTTATCAGGCTTTTTTAAGTCAGGCTTACCATCATGTAAAGCATACGGTTCCATTGCTGATGCGCTGTGGCAGCCGCCTGTCGCTAAACGATGAGTGGTTACGCAAAGCGGTTATTGAATACATTGGCGAAGAATATGGTCATGAGCGCTGGATACTCAACGACCTCGATGCCGCTGGCGGCGATGTGGATATGGTGCAGAACTCAGAGCCACATACACCGACACAGGCCATGGTGTCTTTGGTTTATAACGCGATAGACAATGTGCATCCTACGGCGTTCTTTGGCATGGCACACGTACTGGAAGGAACCAGCGTGAAGCTGGCAACGGCCGCCGCACATAAAATCCAGAGCACACTTGGCTTGCCGGAGTCAGCTTTTAGTTATTTGCTGTCCCACGGAGACCTGGATCAGGATCACGTTCAGTTTTTTGAGCAACTGATGAACCGAGTTGAAGACGCCGACGCGCAGCGCGCCATTATTCAAACCGCTAAACACGTTTATCGCTTGTATGGTGATATGTTCAGAGCTTTGCCGGAGCTTGCGGGTGAACAACCGGAAGCGAGTGTATGA
- a CDS encoding SDR family oxidoreductase, with the protein MSKINWKSQSIVLTGACGGLGIQLAELLSAKGAKLLLLGRSEPELTALAAHLQQDCFVLDLCASDAISHLHQFIEQKNLRITGLINNAATTHEGLLEDATSEDIQRVIDTNLTVPVALIHRLLPRLRANHGWVMNIGSVFGAIGFPGQALYCASKFGLRGFSEALQRELQPEDVRVLYCAPRAIQTQLNNGVISRLNQQLKTSADAPEWVAQQIVHQIEQQQPLKTLGWPEKLFARLNGLLPELVNRSMKKPRILLHQLIKEKSL; encoded by the coding sequence ATGAGCAAAATAAACTGGAAATCACAAAGCATAGTACTGACGGGCGCATGCGGAGGGCTAGGTATTCAACTTGCCGAGCTGCTTAGTGCTAAAGGAGCAAAACTTTTATTATTAGGACGCTCAGAGCCCGAGCTAACTGCACTTGCCGCGCATTTGCAGCAGGACTGTTTTGTGTTGGATCTCTGTGCGTCCGATGCAATAAGCCATTTGCACCAGTTTATTGAGCAGAAAAACCTGCGCATTACCGGTCTTATCAATAATGCAGCAACCACACATGAAGGACTGCTTGAAGACGCAACCTCTGAGGACATTCAGCGTGTTATCGACACCAACCTAACCGTGCCCGTGGCTCTTATTCATAGGCTACTGCCTCGACTAAGAGCAAATCATGGCTGGGTCATGAATATTGGCTCTGTATTTGGCGCCATTGGTTTTCCGGGGCAGGCACTTTATTGCGCCAGCAAGTTTGGCCTACGAGGGTTTAGTGAGGCGCTGCAGCGAGAGTTGCAACCAGAGGACGTACGAGTGCTTTACTGCGCCCCCAGAGCAATACAGACGCAACTCAATAACGGCGTTATCAGTCGTTTAAACCAGCAGTTGAAAACCTCGGCTGATGCGCCGGAATGGGTTGCGCAACAAATCGTTCATCAAATTGAGCAACAACAACCACTGAAAACCCTGGGCTGGCCGGAAAAGTTATTTGCCCGGCTTAACGGGCTGTTACCGGAACTGGTTAACCGCAGTATGAAAAAGCCACGAATTTTATTACACCAATTGATCAAGGAAAAATCGCTATGA
- a CDS encoding tetratricopeptide repeat protein encodes MKPITVLVTSMALAVTLYLSPVAAEEVSQLLSVQQRWAEVNYKIEGDEQLKAFEELSAQAEKWVEQEPDNAEAHIWLGIIKSTQAGAEGGLSALGLAKDARKSLQRALQLDPQALQGSAYASLGTLYYKVPGWPFGFGDDDKASELLQRALEINPNGIDPNYFYADYLYEQGKYSDARKYAEHALSAEVREQRPLADAERRKEVQALLKKIHHELKR; translated from the coding sequence ATGAAACCAATAACTGTATTAGTTACCTCAATGGCGTTAGCTGTAACGCTTTACCTGTCGCCGGTTGCTGCAGAAGAAGTCAGCCAGTTGCTGAGCGTTCAGCAACGCTGGGCTGAAGTGAATTATAAGATCGAGGGCGACGAGCAGCTAAAAGCGTTTGAAGAACTGTCGGCGCAAGCTGAAAAATGGGTTGAGCAAGAGCCCGATAACGCCGAAGCGCATATTTGGCTGGGTATTATTAAAAGTACTCAGGCAGGTGCTGAAGGTGGATTGAGTGCGCTGGGTTTGGCAAAAGACGCGAGAAAATCTCTGCAAAGAGCATTGCAGCTTGACCCTCAAGCTTTGCAGGGTTCTGCTTATGCAAGTCTCGGTACGCTATATTACAAAGTTCCCGGCTGGCCGTTTGGTTTTGGTGACGACGACAAAGCCAGTGAATTATTGCAACGCGCATTGGAAATAAACCCCAACGGTATTGACCCTAACTACTTTTACGCCGACTATCTGTATGAACAGGGCAAGTACTCAGATGCAAGAAAATACGCAGAGCACGCGCTGAGCGCTGAAGTGCGGGAACAAAGACCATTAGCTGATGCGGAGCGACGCAAAGAGGTTCAGGCGTTACTGAAAAAGATTCATCACGAGCTGAAGAGGTAA
- a CDS encoding response regulator: MELLLVEDDAMLGQAVELGLSERQFLVQRVRTGAAAISELNRTHYDAVVLDLGLPDLDGTRVLASLRKKGMTLPVLVLTARDQSSEIVKQLDNGADDYMIKPFDMNELAARLRALVRRQRGYASPELKVGDIVLDDANHSVVVEGLAVNLSRREFELLKALMSAPERVHSRDKLEQVVFQNEAQVESNALEVHVHNLRKKLGHKEWIQTIRGIGYRLQCN; this comes from the coding sequence ATGGAGTTGTTACTGGTTGAAGATGATGCGATGTTAGGACAGGCTGTGGAACTCGGCTTGTCCGAGCGTCAGTTCCTGGTTCAGCGGGTACGCACGGGAGCGGCGGCTATTAGCGAGTTAAACCGAACTCACTACGATGCTGTTGTTCTGGATTTGGGGTTGCCGGATTTAGACGGAACCCGCGTTTTGGCCAGCCTCAGAAAAAAGGGTATGACGTTGCCTGTATTGGTTCTGACAGCGCGAGATCAATCCAGTGAAATTGTAAAGCAGCTGGATAACGGCGCTGACGACTATATGATCAAACCGTTCGATATGAACGAACTGGCTGCCCGTCTGCGCGCGCTGGTTCGTCGCCAGCGCGGCTATGCTTCCCCGGAGTTAAAAGTGGGTGATATTGTTTTGGACGACGCTAACCATAGCGTTGTTGTTGAAGGGCTGGCTGTTAACCTCTCCCGACGCGAATTTGAGCTACTGAAAGCATTAATGTCCGCACCGGAACGTGTGCACAGCCGTGACAAGCTCGAGCAGGTTGTGTTTCAGAATGAAGCTCAGGTAGAGAGTAACGCGCTGGAGGTTCATGTGCATAATTTACGTAAAAAGCTGGGCCATAAAGAGTGGATTCAGACTATTCGCGGTATTGGTTACCGACTGCAATGCAATTAG
- a CDS encoding histidine kinase dimerization/phospho-acceptor domain-containing protein: MQLVKRVRHKLNSIRRRILVAVSLLYLVSSTLSAVWIYFEVSHEVDELFDAEMLQQAKTLSAFMSVNSERLPEAGVIIESIGAHNYEDKLSYRIENTEELLLMQTEGAPDASAFEFIPGFSVKRVKDELWHAFGLENATGQRILMLQEDGFRSELRMDLTVDTVIPILLILPFMLWLGWWTINRNFSSFNRLAGELRRKRADDYTNFVEDNDREEVALVKRSLNHYINRIEQTFLREKRFSADAAHELRTPLASLKAQIQSRLGSATSEQQNELQPLLDSTERLVKLVESLLQLSKAELPPEQLKQVNVASVLRQVLADQYVAAESKGLSYHAQLPTVFQQTSDESYLYLLFANALDNAIKYAVPGSHIGIEVTENQIFVCNRVAADHVIDIDRITERFYRGKQLDVEGSGLGLSIVRNLAEQLGVQINFRHIDDEFCFIVTFDTDQ; the protein is encoded by the coding sequence ATGCAATTAGTTAAGCGTGTAAGGCACAAGCTAAACTCTATTCGTAGGCGTATTCTTGTCGCTGTATCTCTTTTGTACCTTGTCAGTTCAACCTTGTCAGCAGTATGGATTTACTTTGAAGTGAGCCATGAGGTTGATGAACTCTTTGATGCGGAAATGCTGCAGCAGGCAAAAACCTTATCTGCATTTATGTCCGTGAATTCCGAGCGCTTGCCTGAAGCCGGGGTGATCATTGAATCAATCGGTGCGCACAACTATGAAGATAAGCTGTCTTATAGGATAGAAAACACTGAAGAGCTGCTTCTTATGCAAACTGAAGGCGCCCCGGATGCCAGTGCTTTTGAGTTTATCCCGGGTTTTTCAGTTAAGAGAGTGAAAGACGAACTTTGGCATGCATTTGGCTTAGAGAACGCAACTGGACAGCGAATACTAATGTTGCAGGAAGACGGCTTTCGTTCTGAACTTAGAATGGATTTAACCGTCGATACAGTTATTCCGATATTACTGATTTTACCTTTTATGCTTTGGTTGGGATGGTGGACCATCAACCGGAACTTCTCCAGCTTTAATCGCTTGGCTGGTGAGTTAAGGCGTAAACGTGCTGACGACTACACCAACTTTGTTGAAGATAACGACAGAGAGGAAGTTGCATTAGTAAAACGTTCTTTAAATCACTACATAAATCGTATAGAGCAAACGTTTTTACGTGAGAAGCGTTTTTCCGCAGATGCAGCTCATGAGCTTAGAACTCCTTTGGCCAGTTTGAAGGCTCAGATTCAGAGTCGACTTGGGAGCGCTACCTCAGAGCAGCAGAATGAGCTTCAGCCTCTGCTAGACAGTACCGAACGGTTGGTTAAATTGGTTGAAAGCTTATTGCAGTTGTCTAAAGCTGAGCTGCCACCTGAACAGCTAAAGCAAGTGAATGTTGCCAGTGTTCTCAGGCAGGTACTTGCCGACCAGTACGTCGCTGCGGAATCGAAGGGGCTGAGCTACCATGCACAACTTCCTACTGTGTTTCAGCAAACAAGTGATGAAAGTTACCTCTATCTTTTGTTTGCTAACGCACTGGATAACGCAATTAAGTATGCGGTTCCGGGCTCTCATATCGGAATCGAAGTCACCGAAAACCAGATATTTGTTTGTAACCGCGTCGCTGCAGACCATGTTATTGATATTGACCGAATTACCGAGCGGTTTTATCGCGGAAAACAGCTAGATGTTGAGGGCTCCGGACTGGGTCTGAGTATTGTGAGGAATTTGGCCGAGCAACTCGGCGTTCAGATTAACTTTCGACATATCGATGATGAGTTCTGTTTTATTGTAACTTTTGATACGGATCAATAA
- a CDS encoding cytochrome b: protein MDIRYSGLSRINHWFSVIFVVVMLTLGYMMFFANDRASGSYAEAAHIGVGFFAFWFLLWRTIYRLKMGFPAHKKQDRRHEFARVVHYLILLGLTLLIITGPLYLFTENEGLAVFDWFTVNLDLTALSIVHEPAEEVHKITGLYVLPVLLVVHIAGAVVTYLSDEGAARS, encoded by the coding sequence ATGGATATTCGATATTCGGGTTTGTCGCGAATAAACCACTGGTTCAGCGTGATCTTTGTGGTTGTCATGCTGACTCTGGGTTATATGATGTTTTTTGCAAATGACAGAGCCTCTGGCTCATACGCCGAAGCCGCCCATATTGGCGTTGGATTTTTTGCCTTCTGGTTTTTGCTCTGGCGCACAATCTACCGTTTAAAAATGGGTTTCCCTGCGCACAAAAAACAAGATAGGCGCCACGAATTTGCCCGAGTTGTTCACTATTTGATTCTACTCGGGCTGACACTATTGATTATTACCGGTCCCTTGTATTTGTTTACCGAAAATGAAGGACTGGCGGTGTTTGACTGGTTTACCGTTAATCTTGATCTCACTGCTCTCAGTATTGTTCACGAACCGGCGGAAGAAGTGCATAAAATTACCGGCCTTTACGTACTGCCGGTTTTGCTTGTTGTGCATATTGCGGGTGCTGTTGTTACCTACTTGTCAGATGAGGGAGCAGCCCGATCATAA